CTCGGCGGGCATTCCTCGCACAGCTACCAGACCGGCACGAACATGTACTTCGTCTACGACTACCGGATCAACTGCGAACCGCGCGAGGAGATCGAGCAGTACCACAAGCCGCTGAACGCGATCATCGTCGAGGAGGCGCTGCGCCACGGCGGATCCATGGTGCACCACCACGGCATCGGCAAGTACCGTGCACAGTGGACGGAGCAGGAGCACGGCAGCGCCTACGAGATGCTGGTGCGGCTCAAGGAGTCCTTCGACCCCAACGGAATCATGAACCGCGGCACGATCTTCCCGGCGTGAGGAGTCCCGTGACCCGCTACCTGGTCGGCATCGACAACGGTTCGCAGAGCACGAAGGTCACGATCTTCGACGAGCACGGCACCGTCATCAGCCACGGGCGCCAGGCGCTGCGACCCAGCAGCACGCCGCGCCCCGGTGTGGTCGAGCACCCCGACGACGACCTGTGGGACTCCATCGGCGCCGCGTGCCGCGCGGCGATGGCCGGATTTCCCGGTGCCCCCGAGGAGATCGCCGGGGTCGGGCTGTGCACGATCCGCTTCTGCCGGGCGCTGCTGCGCGCCGACGGGAGCCTCGCGCGGCCGGTGCTGAGCTGGATGGACGAGCGGGTGTCCCGGCCGTACGAGCACGAGGACGAGGCGGTGGCCCGCGTGACCACGTCCTCCGGCTACCTCACGCACCGGCTGACCGGGGAATTCCGCGACACGGCCGCGAACTACCAGGGCGTCTGGCCGATCGACACCGACACCTGGCAGTGGGACTCGTCGGCGCAACGATCGACCGGGATGCCGCTGGACATGCTGTTCGACCTGGTCATGCCGGGCGAGGTGCTGGGCCGGGTCACCCCGGCCGCAGCCGAGCACACCGGCCTGCCAAGCGGGTTGCCGGTGGTCGCCACCGCCAACGACAAGGCCGTGGAAGCGCTGGGGTGCGGCCTGCGCGACCCGGGCACGCTGCTGATCTCGCTCGGCACCTACATCACGAGCATGACGACCGGCGAGCGCAACATCAGCGGCGCGAACGGGTTCTGGACGAACTTCGCCTGCGAACCGCACCGCTACCTCTACGAGAGCGGCGGCATCCGGCGCGGGATGTGGACGGTCAGCTGGCTGCGGGACCTGCTCGGTGACGAAGTCACCGCGCGG
This window of the Saccharopolyspora gloriosae genome carries:
- a CDS encoding FGGY-family carbohydrate kinase — encoded protein: MTRYLVGIDNGSQSTKVTIFDEHGTVISHGRQALRPSSTPRPGVVEHPDDDLWDSIGAACRAAMAGFPGAPEEIAGVGLCTIRFCRALLRADGSLARPVLSWMDERVSRPYEHEDEAVARVTTSSGYLTHRLTGEFRDTAANYQGVWPIDTDTWQWDSSAQRSTGMPLDMLFDLVMPGEVLGRVTPAAAEHTGLPSGLPVVATANDKAVEALGCGLRDPGTLLISLGTYITSMTTGERNISGANGFWTNFACEPHRYLYESGGIRRGMWTVSWLRDLLGDEVTARAREAGLDVERFLDVQAAQVPPGCDGLMAVLDWLAPVDAPHRKGAFLGFDGRQGRFHLYRAVLEAIALTMHEHATTMAAELGTRFDRVLVSGGGAGSDVMMGIVADVFGVPAARPAVNNAAGLGAALIAGVGLGVHSDVDEATHAMISADTGFRPTPENTELYARQGAVHRDITHHTDEIFRRSARIFG